TAATTTATGTCCATCGCATGCCTGGATGATCAGATATTGAAAGCGCCGATCCATCCCTTGAATGGTAAAGAAGGCATTCAGACTGGTCTTGCGTGTAGTCGGGTCTTCCAAAAGGCGACTAAATTCTATACCTGCTTTAATATTATGACTTTGAATATCCCAGTCGCGGTCAATCTGGAACAGTCGATCCTTATAAAAGGTGGCCAGAGCCGCAGTTCGTTCATGGGTAGCCTTTTGCAATGCGAGTCGATAGAGGCCCGCCGTTGTCATTGCGATCAACACAACAAACAGACCTAGGCTCAATATCAACCGAAGTGCTGCTTGTCGAGCGATGGTGTTGCGATTCATCACGGTTGGCGTCCAACCCAGTGATCGTTGATCATGCCTTCAAGATAGAAGTCAGGAAAGTTTCCATTATTGGCGGAGCGGAAAAATAACTCGGTTTCTTGAAGTTGGGTGGTAGAAAACTTGCCATTACGGCTAAAGGCATTGGGATACTTCCCTAGAGACAGGAGCAGTGAGGCGCGTTCTTGGGGATCAGTGATATTCAGGACATCTACCACCTGCTCAGGGGAGTGGCTAGTGATCCATGCCAAACTTCTTTGCACCATGCCAACCATCTGCGCCACCTTTTCGGGGGCCTGTGCAATGATGTCCGTACGAGTTTCGAGGGCTGCATGGAGAAATTGAGTACCTTTGATACCTTTAACGGTTTCCGGATCTGCCAGGTTAGCCAAGAAGAATACCTTGCCCTCTTTGAGTAAGCGAGAGGCAAAGGGTTCATCTCCCATAATGGCATCGGCGGCACCTGAGATGATTAGTGCGGACTGCTCTATCCAATTCTGGCCCGCCGGTACAATGCGTACGGTATTGATGATTACCCCGTCTGATTGGAGGAGCAGCTCCATAAGCTGCTGAGAGGTAGTCTTGCTGAATGAGGTACTGGTGTTGACTCCGACCACTTTTCCCCGGAGGTCGGCAATACGCTTTATTTGATCCTTGCGGGTGGCCGCGACCATGAGCACAAAGAGGGGGACATCGTCCACTGCCGCGATTATTTTTATTTCGCCTCGGTTACTCCCCAAAGACATTACAGCCGGAACACCAGCCACCGCGAAATCCGCATTACGGGTGATCAAATTATTGAGAGCGACGGACCCTCCACCTGTATAGAGAATTTGGAGATGGACCCCTTCTGCGCGGTCAGCAC
Above is a window of Gammaproteobacteria bacterium DNA encoding:
- a CDS encoding ABC transporter substrate-binding protein, encoding MIKSIIYGLFWLGVAVGALSSESAIGLERILISVPGPHALSYLPIDLIPKIGADRAEGVHLQILYTGGGSVALNNLITRNADFAVAGVPAVMSLGSNRGEIKIIAAVDDVPLFVLMVAATRKDQIKRIADLRGKVVGVNTSTSFSKTTSQQLMELLLQSDGVIINTVRIVPAGQNWIEQSALIISGAADAIMGDEPFASRLLKEGKVFFLANLADPETVKGIKGTQFLHAALETRTDIIAQAPEKVAQMVGMVQRSLAWITSHSPEQVVDVLNITDPQERASLLLSLGKYPNAFSRNGKFSTTQLQETELFFRSANNGNFPDFYLEGMINDHWVGRQP